In Rothia mucilaginosa, one genomic interval encodes:
- the rfbD gene encoding dTDP-4-dehydrorhamnose reductase, translating to MTKELKVTETEIPGLLIIDLPVHGDNRGWFKENWQREKMVAAGLPDFNPVQNNISFNASVGTTRGIHAEPWDKYVSVATGRIFGAWVDLRAGESFGKVVTVELGPDTAIFVPRGVGNSFQTLEENTAYTYLVNDHWSADAVSGYSFLNLADETVAIDWPIDLAKAELSEKDRNHPRLNEIKPLEADPILIIGAGGQLGTELVRQLTEQNVPFLAVDRDRLDLGKPEQWRDAFRWRSFRAVINAAAYTAVDQAETPEGRRDAWAANALGVSALASICEEANLPLVHVSTDYVFDGSLPLGEEYPEDYPLAPLSVYGASKAAGEVAAAAWRKHYTLRTSWVVGAGKNFVGTMASLAERGIDPSVVADQWGRPTFTQDLAAAALHLLFSGAEYGTYNVSNTGEVINWAQFARAVYEGTGHDPARVSDTTTEEYFANAELFAHRPTNSAMDLSKLIAAGFTPRDHREALAAYLAEMGS from the coding sequence ATGACCAAGGAATTGAAGGTTACTGAAACCGAGATTCCCGGCCTGCTCATTATTGACCTGCCGGTTCACGGCGATAACCGCGGCTGGTTCAAGGAAAACTGGCAGCGCGAGAAGATGGTCGCAGCCGGTCTGCCCGACTTCAACCCCGTCCAGAACAATATCTCGTTCAACGCTTCGGTAGGTACCACCCGCGGTATCCACGCCGAGCCGTGGGATAAGTACGTTTCTGTTGCGACCGGCCGTATCTTCGGTGCATGGGTTGACTTGCGTGCCGGCGAGTCCTTCGGCAAGGTCGTCACCGTGGAGCTGGGCCCGGACACCGCAATCTTCGTGCCCCGCGGCGTGGGTAACTCCTTCCAGACCCTGGAAGAGAACACCGCCTACACCTACCTGGTGAACGACCACTGGTCGGCGGATGCAGTATCCGGCTACAGCTTCCTGAACCTTGCCGATGAGACCGTCGCAATCGACTGGCCCATCGACCTGGCGAAGGCAGAGCTCTCCGAGAAGGACCGTAACCACCCGCGTCTGAACGAGATCAAGCCCCTGGAAGCCGACCCGATCCTAATCATTGGCGCGGGTGGTCAGCTCGGCACCGAGCTGGTTCGCCAGCTCACCGAGCAGAACGTCCCCTTCCTGGCTGTGGATCGCGACCGCCTCGACCTGGGTAAGCCCGAGCAGTGGCGCGACGCATTCCGCTGGCGCTCCTTCCGCGCGGTCATCAACGCAGCAGCGTACACCGCAGTGGATCAGGCAGAAACCCCCGAGGGCCGCCGCGACGCCTGGGCAGCTAACGCCCTGGGCGTGAGCGCTCTTGCCTCCATCTGCGAAGAAGCTAACCTGCCGCTGGTTCACGTATCCACCGACTACGTCTTTGACGGTTCCCTGCCCCTGGGTGAGGAATACCCGGAGGATTACCCCCTGGCACCGCTGAGCGTCTATGGCGCTTCTAAGGCTGCCGGTGAGGTTGCCGCTGCCGCATGGCGTAAGCACTACACCCTGCGCACCAGCTGGGTTGTTGGCGCCGGCAAGAACTTTGTGGGCACCATGGCATCCCTGGCTGAGCGCGGTATCGACCCGTCCGTGGTCGCCGACCAGTGGGGCCGCCCGACCTTCACCCAGGATCTGGCAGCAGCTGCCCTGCATCTGCTCTTCTCCGGCGCTGAGTACGGCACCTACAACGTGTCGAACACCGGTGAAGTCATCAACTGGGCACAGTTCGCTCGCGCAGTGTACGAGGGTACCGGCCACGACCCGGCACGAGTCAGCGACACCACCACCGAGGAATACTTCGCCAACGCTGAGCTCTTCGCTCACCGTCCGACGAACTCGGCAATGGACCTGTCCAAGCTGATCGCTGCAGGCTTCACCCCGCGCGATCACCGCGAGGCGCTCGCCGCCTACCTTGCAGAAATGGGCTCCTAA
- the rfbB gene encoding dTDP-glucose 4,6-dehydratase, which produces MAHILVTGGAGFIGSNFVHHLIDNTDHTITVLDKMTYAANAASLEGLPESRFKLVVGDIADRELADKLVGKADAVVHYAAESHNDNSLSNPEPFIHTNLIGTFSLLEAVRKHGTRYHHISTDEVFGDLELDDPAKFTETTPYNPSSPYSSTKAGSDLLVRAWVRSFGIEATISNCSNNYGPYQHIEKFIPRQITNILSGLTPKLYGEGLNVRDWIHASDHSSAVLRILEQGKIGETYLIGADGEENNITVLRTILRLMGKDENDFEHVVDRPGHDLRYAIDGSRLRAELGWEPKFTDFESGLADTIKWYTDNRGWWEPLKAEVEAKYAKAGQ; this is translated from the coding sequence ATGGCTCACATTCTTGTTACCGGCGGTGCCGGTTTTATTGGTTCGAACTTTGTTCACCACCTCATCGATAACACTGATCACACTATTACTGTGCTGGATAAGATGACCTACGCCGCAAACGCTGCGTCTTTGGAAGGTCTTCCTGAATCCCGCTTCAAGCTCGTCGTAGGCGACATCGCCGACCGCGAGCTGGCTGACAAACTGGTCGGCAAGGCAGACGCTGTTGTCCACTACGCTGCGGAATCGCACAACGACAACTCCCTGTCCAACCCCGAACCGTTCATTCACACTAACCTCATCGGTACTTTCAGCCTTCTGGAAGCAGTCCGTAAGCACGGCACTCGCTACCACCACATCTCCACCGACGAGGTCTTCGGTGACCTCGAGCTGGACGATCCGGCAAAGTTTACCGAAACCACCCCCTACAACCCCTCTTCCCCTTACTCCTCCACCAAGGCAGGTTCCGACCTGCTCGTGCGCGCATGGGTCCGCTCCTTCGGTATTGAAGCAACCATCTCTAACTGCTCCAACAACTACGGCCCCTACCAGCACATCGAGAAGTTCATCCCCCGCCAGATCACTAACATCCTCTCGGGCCTGACCCCGAAGCTGTACGGCGAGGGCCTGAACGTTCGTGACTGGATTCACGCATCCGACCACTCTTCTGCTGTGCTGCGCATCCTGGAGCAGGGCAAGATTGGTGAAACCTACCTCATCGGTGCAGACGGCGAAGAGAACAACATCACCGTTCTGCGCACCATCCTGCGCCTGATGGGCAAGGATGAGAACGACTTCGAGCACGTGGTTGACCGCCCTGGTCACGACCTACGCTACGCAATCGACGGTAGCCGCCTGCGTGCAGAGCTCGGCTGGGAGCCGAAGTTCACCGACTTCGAGTCCGGTCTTGCCGACACCATTAAGTGGTACACCGACAACCGCGGCTGGTGGGAGCCCCTGAAGGCTGAGGTTGAGGCTAAGTACGCAAAGGCTGGCCAGTAA
- the rfbA gene encoding glucose-1-phosphate thymidylyltransferase RfbA, translated as MKGIILAGGTGSRLHPITQGISKQLTPVYDKPMIYYPLSTLMLAGIRDILIITTPADQEQFQRLLGDGSRFGINLEYKVQPSPDGLAQAFILGADFIGNDPVALVLGDNIFYGPGLGTQLATYEQKDGATVFAYRVADPRAYGVVEFDEDFNALSIEEKPENPKSDYAIPGLYFYDSKVVEYARQIKPSPRGELEITDLNRVYLEQGKLKVEVLPRGTAWLDTGTFDSLADATNFIRTVQSRQGLSVGCPEEIAWRHGWLSDEQLRDIATPLVKSGYGSYLLGLLR; from the coding sequence ATGAAGGGAATTATTCTTGCCGGCGGTACCGGAAGCCGTTTGCACCCTATCACTCAGGGCATTAGCAAGCAGCTCACTCCGGTCTATGACAAGCCGATGATTTACTACCCGCTGTCCACTCTCATGCTGGCGGGTATCCGCGATATTTTGATTATTACCACTCCTGCCGACCAGGAGCAGTTCCAGCGACTGCTCGGTGACGGCTCCCGTTTCGGTATTAATCTCGAATACAAGGTGCAGCCCTCCCCGGATGGTCTGGCACAGGCATTTATTCTGGGCGCCGACTTTATTGGCAACGACCCCGTAGCACTCGTGCTCGGTGACAATATCTTCTACGGCCCCGGTCTGGGCACTCAGCTTGCCACCTACGAGCAGAAGGACGGCGCAACCGTCTTCGCTTACCGGGTTGCTGACCCTCGCGCCTACGGTGTGGTGGAGTTCGACGAGGACTTCAACGCGCTGTCCATTGAGGAGAAGCCTGAAAACCCCAAGAGCGACTACGCTATTCCGGGTCTGTACTTCTACGACTCGAAGGTTGTCGAGTATGCACGCCAGATTAAGCCTTCACCGCGCGGTGAGTTGGAAATCACTGACCTCAACCGCGTCTACCTGGAACAGGGTAAACTGAAGGTTGAGGTTCTGCCTCGCGGTACCGCGTGGCTCGACACCGGAACCTTTGATTCACTCGCTGATGCCACTAACTTCATCCGCACTGTTCAGAGCCGTCAGGGCCTGTCAGTTGGTTGCCCGGAGGAAATTGCGTGGCGCCACGGTTGGCTCTCCGATGAGCAGTTGCGCGACATCGCTACCCCCCTCGTTAAGAGCGGTTACGGTAGCTACCTGCTCGGATTGCTCCGCTAA
- a CDS encoding polysaccharide biosynthesis tyrosine autokinase, giving the protein MTILEFFRTTRANLWLLIIGIVVGAAAGFGYASLQPKVYAASSSGYVTVGESGTVDVLSGSSAAKERARSYAAIVSSEAVAQKIKQNNPELSLSTGQIRASLTATAGDNAALITVSAQASSPKNAQLLANGALQATADYIKEIEQNPGNAQALVNGENTAASPTTNNTVRVIPLNNASVNPPLVAPNYQQNVLIGAVAGLGLVYLAIFLRRALDQRIRTRDDATKATGASILGVLPVSDDLNEENIVNGNTDDHIAQESIRQLRTNLRFVNVDTPPRSFIVTSAVPGEGKSTVSLSLARAMADAGSPVILIDADLRRPTVAKKLKLDAKVGLTQVLAGQVEIANAVHQLGDSNLFVLPAGRIPPNPSELLGSDKMRQLINELSEEFIVVVDVPPLLPVTDASLLSHSVDGVILVGSIGRSHREQMTEAASILKKVNAKLLGMVLNRAPRKGLGNSYYGFGYASAYVGYATYYGYSKDGDKKSSKKSSTKK; this is encoded by the coding sequence ATGACCATTTTGGAATTTTTCCGCACTACGAGGGCTAACCTCTGGCTGCTGATCATTGGCATCGTTGTCGGTGCCGCAGCGGGCTTCGGCTATGCCTCTCTCCAGCCGAAGGTCTACGCTGCTTCGTCCTCGGGCTACGTGACCGTGGGCGAGTCCGGTACGGTGGATGTTCTCTCGGGTTCTTCGGCTGCTAAGGAGCGTGCTCGCTCCTACGCTGCTATCGTCTCCTCTGAGGCCGTGGCACAGAAGATTAAGCAGAACAACCCCGAGCTGTCCCTGAGCACCGGTCAAATTCGCGCGAGCCTCACCGCAACCGCTGGTGACAACGCTGCACTGATTACCGTGAGCGCGCAGGCTTCTTCCCCGAAGAACGCACAGTTGCTCGCTAACGGTGCGTTGCAGGCTACCGCCGACTACATCAAGGAAATTGAGCAGAACCCCGGTAACGCTCAGGCACTGGTGAACGGCGAAAACACCGCCGCATCCCCGACCACCAACAACACCGTTCGCGTGATTCCGCTGAACAACGCAAGCGTGAACCCCCCGCTGGTAGCTCCGAATTACCAGCAGAACGTGCTCATCGGTGCTGTTGCTGGCCTTGGTCTGGTGTACCTGGCGATCTTCCTGCGCCGCGCACTGGATCAGCGCATCCGCACTCGTGACGACGCTACCAAGGCAACCGGCGCGAGCATCCTGGGCGTTCTGCCCGTCAGTGACGACCTGAACGAAGAAAACATCGTTAACGGCAACACCGACGACCACATCGCGCAGGAATCCATTCGTCAGTTGCGCACCAACCTGCGCTTCGTGAACGTTGACACTCCCCCGCGTTCGTTCATCGTCACCTCCGCAGTGCCCGGTGAAGGTAAGTCGACCGTGTCGCTGTCGCTGGCTCGCGCAATGGCTGATGCAGGTTCGCCCGTCATCCTCATTGACGCCGACCTCCGCCGCCCGACCGTGGCTAAAAAGCTGAAACTCGACGCTAAGGTCGGTCTGACCCAGGTTCTGGCTGGCCAGGTCGAGATTGCTAACGCTGTGCACCAGCTGGGCGATTCGAACCTCTTCGTCCTGCCTGCAGGCCGTATCCCCCCGAACCCCTCCGAGCTTCTGGGCTCCGATAAGATGCGTCAGCTGATTAACGAGCTCTCCGAAGAGTTCATCGTGGTCGTCGACGTTCCGCCGCTGCTGCCCGTGACCGACGCTTCGCTGCTCTCACACTCCGTGGATGGCGTGATTCTCGTTGGTTCTATCGGCCGAAGCCACCGTGAACAGATGACTGAGGCTGCAAGCATCCTGAAGAAGGTCAACGCGAAACTCCTCGGTATGGTTCTGAACCGTGCACCCCGTAAGGGTCTGGGTAACTCCTACTACGGCTTCGGTTACGCAAGCGCCTACGTTGGTTATGCAACCTACTACGGTTACAGCAAGGACGGCGATAAGAAGTCGTCGAAGAAGTCCTCAACCAAGAAGTAA
- a CDS encoding nucleotidyltransferase family protein: protein MTTHSPNTPEPQTTPLAARIRLAHAYFQRIADMHSIDILHVKGYAFSQEIYRKGRYSSDADLLVRPSHVDRFVEILLADGWRIQAHFETGSVFEHAMTLYHASWGLTDIHRFFPGLGRHGDYEKAFDRIWAARKTRMIAHRPCTVPSDLDARLLVVLHRARAASRYSADINYLVSLLSYSDWQRLRARAEELDSSLAYSAAMGGLEQYRDDRDYLLWLSVSQDVPHYIQWIGRLQSATTLHDKLRTLKNIFLVNKDHLAMQLGRTPTKAEIRAKFFERFGIKVKK from the coding sequence GTGACCACTCACTCACCCAATACCCCGGAGCCGCAGACTACTCCGCTCGCGGCACGGATTCGGCTTGCGCACGCCTACTTCCAGCGGATTGCCGACATGCACTCCATCGATATTCTGCATGTCAAAGGCTACGCTTTCTCCCAGGAAATTTATCGCAAGGGCAGGTACAGCTCCGACGCTGACCTACTCGTCCGTCCCTCTCACGTGGACCGCTTTGTAGAGATCCTTCTGGCAGATGGATGGCGTATCCAAGCCCACTTCGAAACAGGTTCCGTGTTCGAGCACGCGATGACGCTCTACCACGCTTCATGGGGCCTGACCGATATTCATCGTTTCTTCCCCGGTCTGGGACGCCACGGCGACTACGAGAAGGCTTTCGACCGTATCTGGGCGGCGCGCAAGACCCGTATGATTGCTCACCGTCCCTGCACTGTCCCCAGTGACCTGGATGCGCGTCTTCTCGTAGTGCTTCACCGCGCTCGCGCTGCCTCCCGTTACAGCGCAGATATTAACTACCTGGTCTCCCTGCTCTCGTACAGCGATTGGCAGCGCCTGCGAGCCCGTGCGGAGGAGCTTGACTCCTCCTTGGCATATAGCGCGGCTATGGGCGGTCTGGAGCAGTACCGTGACGACCGCGACTACCTGCTGTGGCTGTCGGTCTCACAGGACGTCCCCCACTATATTCAGTGGATTGGGCGCCTGCAGTCGGCGACCACCCTGCACGATAAGCTACGCACTCTCAAGAACATTTTCCTCGTGAATAAGGACCACTTGGCGATGCAGCTGGGACGTACCCCCACCAAGGCAGAGATACGTGCCAAGTTCTTTGAGCGTTTCGGAATCAAGGTGAAAAAATGA
- a CDS encoding PqqD family peptide modification chaperone, with amino-acid sequence MSNPVDSRQTVYGIPENIAYVHSEEFAKYSPTATYLANLANGELSVLQDSASIIWSIFEDPMSLQDAIDLLCDMYEQPIETMGPQIEGFIPELLSKGLLEAR; translated from the coding sequence ATGAGCAATCCGGTAGATTCCCGTCAGACCGTCTACGGTATCCCCGAGAACATCGCGTACGTTCATTCTGAAGAGTTCGCTAAGTACTCCCCCACGGCAACGTATCTTGCGAATCTTGCCAACGGTGAGCTATCTGTTCTTCAGGATTCAGCCTCCATTATTTGGAGTATTTTTGAAGACCCGATGTCTCTACAGGACGCTATCGACCTGCTCTGCGATATGTATGAACAGCCCATAGAAACTATGGGGCCGCAGATCGAGGGTTTTATTCCCGAGCTACTCTCCAAGGGGCTCCTAGAAGCCCGCTAA
- a CDS encoding glycosyltransferase produces the protein MSLTQLLTSAPFTGPKNPDAVLADIPKSLKKLGSLARRYVPLIKPEATEEIAIAHDYLTQRGGAERVVLAMHRAFPDAPIYTTLYDPEGTFPEFKDAKIITSPLNKIGYLRRNHRMALPILPLASSFLKVPAERAVVSTTGWAHGFNFAGRKFIYCHSPARWLYLSDQYLGEKSTGPVPLLLKTLRPALMMWDHWAAHRSAVYVANASVIKKRIENVYGKKDVPIFFPPHSVDTTAPVEPIPGLEEFTESDDYFLIVSRLLPYKNVDKAVEACNELGKKLLVIGRGPEKERLEALAGPTVRIASGVSDAQLRYAYRHCLALLAISYEDFGITPLEAGASGKAVIAYRAGGFLDTIQEGKTGMFINQPTVEQLVEALKAFNPDDWDADYIREHVDGFSEARFISRLKMYVQALPED, from the coding sequence ATGTCACTCACTCAGCTCTTGACCTCCGCTCCGTTTACCGGGCCGAAGAATCCTGACGCGGTGCTTGCTGATATCCCGAAGAGCCTCAAGAAGCTTGGCAGCCTGGCGCGCCGTTACGTGCCGCTGATCAAGCCTGAGGCGACTGAAGAGATTGCGATTGCCCACGACTATCTGACTCAGCGCGGCGGTGCGGAGCGTGTCGTTCTGGCGATGCACCGTGCGTTCCCGGACGCACCGATTTACACGACTCTGTACGATCCGGAGGGTACCTTCCCTGAGTTCAAAGACGCGAAGATCATTACCAGCCCGCTGAACAAGATTGGTTACCTGCGTCGTAACCACCGTATGGCGTTGCCGATTTTGCCCCTTGCTTCTTCTTTCTTGAAGGTGCCGGCTGAGCGTGCTGTGGTGTCGACGACCGGTTGGGCGCACGGCTTCAACTTCGCCGGTCGTAAGTTCATTTACTGCCATTCGCCGGCGCGTTGGCTGTACCTGAGCGATCAGTACCTGGGTGAGAAGAGCACCGGCCCCGTGCCGCTGCTACTGAAGACTCTGCGTCCTGCACTGATGATGTGGGATCACTGGGCGGCTCACCGTTCGGCGGTGTACGTGGCGAATGCGAGCGTGATTAAGAAGCGCATCGAGAATGTCTACGGCAAGAAGGACGTTCCGATTTTCTTCCCGCCGCACTCGGTAGATACCACCGCACCGGTTGAGCCTATTCCGGGTCTGGAAGAGTTCACCGAATCGGACGATTATTTCCTGATTGTTTCTCGCCTGCTGCCCTACAAGAATGTTGATAAGGCTGTTGAGGCGTGTAATGAGTTGGGTAAGAAGCTGCTGGTGATTGGTCGCGGCCCGGAGAAGGAACGCCTGGAGGCTCTTGCTGGCCCGACTGTTCGTATTGCTTCGGGTGTCTCGGATGCGCAGCTTCGTTACGCGTACCGTCACTGCTTGGCGCTGCTGGCTATCTCTTATGAGGACTTCGGTATTACTCCGCTGGAGGCGGGCGCTAGCGGCAAGGCTGTGATTGCCTACCGTGCGGGCGGCTTCCTGGATACTATTCAGGAAGGCAAGACCGGCATGTTCATCAACCAGCCGACCGTGGAGCAGCTGGTGGAGGCCCTCAAGGCTTTCAACCCGGATGACTGGGATGCCGACTACATCCGTGAGCACGTTGACGGTTTCTCGGAGGCTCGTTTCATCAGCCGTCTGAAGATGTACGTGCAGGCTCTGCCCGAAGACTAA
- a CDS encoding glycosyltransferase family 2 protein, with protein sequence MTTTHRYKAAVIIPSRGGADILHYPLDALAAQTEKDFQVIVVLDGDIDNSEAVLDRYIAEGKLNLTKIVFEENRGRVAALNAGHRAADADILIRCDDDLEPATDYVEAQIRLHRDYDGVIGTLKNVYPDTPYSRVYGNFRDARFKEGALSVAEEGRWLYWNGNSSISAEYFDRTGGYDPAYRLYGWEDVDMGKMVHDAGGRIIISDEVEVKHYAEATTTAVRALRALHSGSARTIFVRKHGEEAHPAPNPTGAWGLLVKTLARFTTEKTIKALGDASDKILLKLPAKAAEKLVALQVEAASYAGIHYPERAQKVF encoded by the coding sequence ATGACGACTACCCACCGCTACAAGGCTGCGGTTATCATCCCCTCTCGCGGTGGTGCAGATATTCTGCACTACCCGCTGGATGCGCTTGCTGCCCAGACCGAGAAGGACTTCCAGGTTATCGTGGTCCTCGACGGCGATATTGATAACAGCGAAGCTGTGCTTGACCGCTACATTGCAGAAGGCAAGCTGAACCTGACCAAGATCGTTTTCGAGGAGAACCGCGGTCGCGTGGCAGCGCTGAACGCTGGCCACCGTGCCGCTGATGCGGATATTCTTATCCGTTGCGATGACGATCTTGAGCCTGCTACTGACTATGTCGAGGCGCAGATTCGCCTGCACCGTGATTACGACGGTGTGATTGGCACCTTGAAGAACGTGTACCCGGACACTCCCTATTCTCGTGTGTACGGTAATTTCCGCGATGCCCGGTTCAAAGAAGGCGCCCTCAGCGTAGCTGAAGAAGGCCGTTGGCTGTACTGGAATGGTAACTCTTCTATCTCTGCGGAGTACTTTGACCGTACTGGCGGATACGATCCTGCGTACCGCCTCTACGGGTGGGAAGACGTGGACATGGGCAAAATGGTCCATGACGCTGGTGGTCGCATCATCATCTCTGATGAAGTTGAGGTCAAGCACTATGCGGAGGCTACCACCACTGCAGTGCGTGCCCTGCGTGCCCTGCACTCGGGCTCTGCCCGCACCATCTTCGTGCGTAAGCATGGCGAGGAAGCACACCCCGCTCCGAATCCGACGGGCGCGTGGGGTTTGCTGGTCAAGACCCTCGCTCGCTTCACTACCGAGAAGACCATTAAGGCCCTCGGCGATGCGAGCGATAAGATTCTGCTGAAGTTGCCCGCTAAGGCAGCTGAGAAGCTCGTGGCACTGCAGGTTGAGGCTGCATCCTACGCCGGTATTCACTACCCTGAGCGCGCTCAGAAAGTTTTCTAG
- a CDS encoding glycosyltransferase family 4 protein: MKKELYIATNNGDIGGGEVMLLNIARAARSLGYKVTIVGPSEPKQLMEAAADEGFACIILPAKNRAQYMLALRAWHAHNKDVLLWCNGLVPATATGGRKNRIVHLHQFATGINAKLVPFARRNALVTLVPSRYVARACPGSEVFANWVSGVSTELDHRVGERRIRVGFLGRLTPAKGIPALCEALSILNKDEIIYDFIIGGEPVFASEEGRAEVETALARVAPFSTRLGWTTPDRLFSNIDMLVVPSAGAEESFGLVVAEAMSARIPVVISDAAPLMEVVGGNGSYPYIVPVNQPQALAQAIEKLGQEIREESEELAERTSELFWRWQENYSPEAGKVRVGEILERFIR, translated from the coding sequence TTGAAGAAAGAACTGTACATCGCTACTAATAACGGTGATATTGGCGGCGGCGAGGTTATGCTTCTGAACATCGCCCGCGCAGCCCGTAGCCTCGGCTACAAGGTCACCATTGTTGGCCCCTCCGAACCGAAGCAACTTATGGAGGCAGCAGCGGACGAGGGCTTTGCCTGTATTATTCTGCCGGCAAAGAACCGTGCACAGTACATGCTTGCCCTGCGCGCTTGGCACGCCCACAATAAGGATGTTCTGCTCTGGTGTAATGGGCTGGTCCCTGCGACCGCTACTGGTGGTCGTAAGAACCGCATCGTGCATCTGCACCAGTTTGCTACCGGTATCAACGCTAAGCTGGTACCTTTCGCCCGGCGTAATGCTTTGGTTACTCTGGTCCCAAGCCGCTATGTGGCGCGTGCCTGCCCTGGCAGTGAGGTTTTTGCAAACTGGGTCAGTGGCGTTTCTACCGAGCTGGATCACCGTGTGGGGGAGCGCCGAATCCGCGTCGGCTTCCTGGGGCGTCTAACCCCCGCTAAGGGTATTCCTGCTTTGTGTGAGGCGTTGAGCATCCTTAATAAGGACGAAATCATCTACGACTTCATTATTGGCGGTGAGCCTGTCTTCGCTTCTGAGGAGGGCCGTGCTGAAGTCGAAACTGCTCTGGCTCGTGTCGCACCGTTCAGCACCCGTCTGGGCTGGACCACTCCTGACCGCCTGTTCTCTAACATTGACATGCTGGTTGTCCCCTCGGCGGGTGCTGAAGAGTCCTTTGGCCTTGTGGTCGCTGAAGCGATGAGCGCGCGCATCCCTGTCGTTATCAGCGACGCCGCACCCTTGATGGAGGTCGTGGGCGGCAATGGCTCCTACCCTTATATTGTTCCTGTGAATCAGCCTCAGGCACTTGCTCAGGCGATTGAGAAGCTGGGCCAGGAAATCCGTGAAGAGAGTGAAGAGCTGGCAGAACGTACCTCCGAGCTGTTCTGGCGTTGGCAGGAGAACTATTCGCCTGAAGCAGGCAAGGTCCGTGTTGGTGAGATTCTGGAACGTTTTATCCGCTAA
- a CDS encoding O-antigen ligase family protein has protein sequence MMSQTSQVYAHLNEPSEKPEVSRFSETVSRGSNYVRHQTSQIRMPEFIMAFLLLFGEAVPGVGLPFNQVVILVLAAYGLTRKPTFDVSHFSGLRAIMFVAMGYLAIVSINGVHSEDASDWTRRLLRLVAATVLVWAIAAGRLHIRSIILGYSLAIMFNAVAYFAGFAPVTGYYGYLTGWLNDKNFSGLVYCLFGLLILSFARNKFEVIGAIVVFSGLLWATGSRTSIAAYVAGLIWIVIANRLKTFGRIALGVALYWLIDILTSDYAQSGVFADRTGTDALRSLIDQASEIKVQASGFFGQGLGEAYVYLAHTGSKTWFFHNSYWSALVEGGWPWMILVVTITLLFIVNVFSGQKTLPTKFYVVQGAGVAIMICASRLGEVFYTWPWAVTCGLALRVLLIEREQRLGTGHDEASIEGFDERIEIRDAEEADNHVLATQNIHKA, from the coding sequence ATGATGAGCCAGACTTCGCAGGTTTACGCGCATCTGAACGAACCTTCCGAGAAGCCAGAGGTCTCGCGTTTCTCTGAAACTGTGTCTCGCGGTAGCAATTACGTCCGCCATCAGACCAGCCAGATTCGTATGCCTGAGTTCATCATGGCATTCCTCTTGCTTTTTGGTGAGGCGGTACCGGGTGTTGGTTTGCCCTTTAACCAGGTGGTCATTCTTGTTTTGGCAGCGTACGGTCTGACCCGTAAGCCGACCTTTGACGTCAGCCATTTTTCCGGTTTGCGCGCCATCATGTTCGTTGCGATGGGTTACCTGGCAATCGTTTCAATCAACGGTGTGCATTCAGAGGATGCATCGGATTGGACACGACGCTTACTTCGTCTGGTGGCAGCAACAGTGCTGGTTTGGGCTATTGCTGCCGGACGCTTGCATATCCGGTCCATTATTTTGGGCTACTCACTAGCGATTATGTTTAACGCAGTGGCTTATTTTGCTGGGTTTGCGCCGGTAACTGGTTACTACGGTTATTTGACCGGTTGGTTGAATGACAAAAACTTCTCGGGTCTGGTGTACTGTCTGTTTGGTCTGTTGATTCTGAGCTTTGCCCGTAACAAGTTTGAAGTTATCGGCGCCATTGTTGTTTTCTCCGGTCTGCTATGGGCTACGGGTTCTCGTACCTCTATTGCGGCGTATGTTGCAGGCCTGATTTGGATTGTCATCGCGAACCGTCTGAAGACTTTCGGTCGCATCGCCTTGGGTGTGGCCCTGTACTGGCTGATTGATATTTTGACCAGTGACTACGCACAGTCCGGTGTCTTCGCAGATCGTACCGGTACGGATGCGCTTCGTTCGCTGATTGACCAGGCATCTGAGATTAAGGTTCAGGCTTCTGGCTTCTTCGGTCAGGGTTTGGGTGAGGCATACGTTTATCTAGCCCATACTGGTTCGAAGACCTGGTTTTTCCATAACTCGTACTGGTCTGCTCTGGTTGAGGGCGGCTGGCCGTGGATGATTCTGGTTGTCACCATCACGCTGCTCTTTATCGTGAATGTGTTTAGCGGCCAGAAGACACTACCTACAAAGTTCTATGTTGTACAGGGCGCTGGTGTTGCCATCATGATTTGTGCTTCTCGTCTGGGTGAGGTGTTCTACACCTGGCCGTGGGCCGTCACCTGTGGTTTGGCTCTGCGTGTGTTGTTGATTGAACGCGAACAGCGTTTGGGCACTGGCCACGATGAGGCAAGTATCGAAGGCTTCGACGAGCGAATTGAGATTCGTGATGCTGAAGAAGCCGATAACCACGTGCTAGCGACCCAGAACATCCATAAGGCGTAG